One genomic window of Salvia miltiorrhiza cultivar Shanhuang (shh) chromosome 4, IMPLAD_Smil_shh, whole genome shotgun sequence includes the following:
- the LOC131022766 gene encoding alanine--glyoxylate aminotransferase 2 homolog 3, mitochondrial-like encodes MMKGVAVRRALWESKLFRGSGRRGYSRSAGACSAADVNELPKIPPFDYTPPPYSGPTAAEILAKRKEFLSPSMFPFYTKPVNIVHGKMQYLFDEKGRRYLDGFGGIATVCCGHCHPDVVKAIIDQTNNLQHSTILYLNHAIADFAEALASKLPGDLKVVFFTNSGTEANELAMMMARLYTGSHDIVSLRNAYHGNAAGTMGATAQSNWKFNVVQSGVHHALNPDPYRGMFGSDGEKYARDVEDLIKFGTSGRVAGFMSEAIQGVGGIVELAPNYLPSVYDSIREAGGVCIADEVQSGFARTGSHFWGFEAQGVVPDIVTMAKGIGNGIPLGAVVTTPKVAEVLTQRSYFNTFGGNPVCTAAGLAVLRVIQRENLQENARVVGSYLKARLNALKDKHQIIGDVRGRGLMLGIELVTDRALKTPANKEIVRVMELMRDMGVLVGKGGFYGNVFRVTPPLCFNKEDADFMVDVMDYAMAKI; translated from the exons ATGATGAAAGGAGTTGCAGTGAGAAGGGCATTATGGGAATCCAAACTTTTCCGAGGCAGCGGGAGACGTGGGTATTCCCGCAGCGCCGGTGCATGCTCCGCCGCGGACGTGAACGAACTCCCGAAAATACCCCCCTTCGACTACACTCCGCCGCCGTACTCGGGCCCCACCGCCGCCGAGATCTTGGCCAAGCGGAAAGAATTCCTCAGCCCTTCCATGTTCCCCTTCTACACTAAACCT GTGAACATAGTCCATGGCAAGATGCAATACTTGTTCGATGAGAAGGGGCGGAGATACCTCGACGGCTTCGGCGGCATAGCCACCGTGTGCTGCGGCCACTGCCACCCCGACGTGGTCAAGGCCATCATCGATCAAACCAACAATCTGCAGCACTCCACCATTCTGTATCTCAATCATgccattgctgattttgctgaggctttAGCATCCAAGCTGCCTGGTGATCTCAAGGTTGTGTTCTTCACCAATTCTGGGACAGAGGCGAACGAGCTGGCTATGATGATGGCTAGATTGTACACCGGCAGCCATGATATCGTTTCACTCAGAAACGCGTACCATGGCAATGCAGCTGGGACCATGGGCGCCACGGCTCAGTCCAACTGGAAGTTCAACGTTGTTCAG AGTGGGGTGCACCATGCCCTAAATCCAGATCCATACCGGGGTATGTTTGGATCGGACGGTGAGAAATACGCGAGAGATGTTGAAGATCTGATCAAATTCGGGACATCTGGACGTGTTGCTGGCTTCATGTCTGAAGCCATACAG GGAGTTGGTGGGATTGTTGAGCTAGCTCCGAACTACTTACCTAGTGTCTACGACAGCATCAGGGAGGCCGGAGGGGTGTGCATTGCGGATGAGGTGCAGTCGGGCTTTGCTCGTACGGGCAGCCACTTCTGGGGGTTCGAGGCACAAGGCGTGGTGCCAGACATAGTCACCATGGCTAAG GGGATTGGGAATGGGATCCCTCTGGGTGCAGTGGTGACAACTCCCAAGGTCGCCGAGGTTCTAACCCAGAGAAGCTACTTCAACACTTTCGGGGGCAACCCCGTGTGCACTGCAGCGGGCTTGGCCGTGCTCAGGGTGATTCAAAGGGAGAATCTGCAGGAGAATGCTCGTGTCGTTGGTTCTTATCTCAAGGCCCGCCTCAACGCGCTCAAGGACAAGCACCAGA TTATCGGTGATGTTAGGGGAAGAGGGCTAATGCTTGGGATAGAGCTAGTTACGGATAGAGCCCTCAAAACTCCTGCAAACAAGGAAATTGTTCGAGTTATGGAACTCATGAGAg ATATGGGAGTTTTGGTGGGAAAAGGAGGATTCTATGGGAATGTTTTTAGAGTAACACCTCCACTCTGCTTCAACAAAGAGGATGCTG ATTTCATGGTGGACGTCATGGACTATGCCATGGCCAAGATTTGA
- the LOC131023013 gene encoding phosphoenolpyruvate carboxylase 2-like: protein MALGPLWQGVCQISPYVSTFGLSLVRLDIRQESDRHTDVLDAITRHLEIGSYKEWPEERRQEWLLSELSGKRPLFGPDLPKTEEIADVLDTFHVIAELPSDNFGAYIISMATSPSDVLAVELLQRECHIKTPLRVVPLFEKLADLEAAPAAVARLFSIDWYRNRINGKQEVMIGYSDSGKDAGRLSAAWQLYKAQEELIKVAKEFGVKLTMFHGRGGTVGRGGGPTHLAILSQPPDTIHGSLRVTVQGEVGGGSGGGGSGGYDGSGGGGSGGSGLRRLSCGELTSLSHFVEHMFYDGK from the exons ATGGCATTGGGCCCCTTATGGCAAGGGGTGtgtcaaataagcccctatg TTTCGACGTTTGGACTCTCACTCGTGAGACTTGACATCCGGCAAGAGTCAGATAGGCACACCGATGTTCTGGATGCTATCACGAGGCACCTCGAAATCGGATCCTACAAGGAATGGCCTGAGGAGCGCCGTCAAGAATGGCTCTTATCTGAACTTAGTGGCAAGCGTCCGTTGTTTGGTCCGGACCTTCCAAAAACCGAGGAGATTGCTGATGTCCTCGACACGTTTCACGTCATTGCTGAGCTCCCCTCGGATAACTTTGGCGCCTACATTATTTCAATGGCGACTTCCCCGTCTGATGTGCTCGCCGTGGAGCTCTTGCAACGAGAGTGCCACATCAAGACCCCTCTGAGAGTAGTTCCGCTGTTTGAAAAACTCGCCGATCTTGAGGCCGCCCCTGCGGCCGTGGCTCGGCTGTTTTCCATAGATTGGTACCGGAACAgaatcaacggaaaacaagagGTCATGATCGGATACTCGGATTCGGGGAAGGATGCCGGTCGGCTTTCTGCTGCGTGGCAGTTGTACAAGGCTCAAGAGGAGCTCATAAAGGTGGCGAAAGAATTCGGGGTGAAGCTCACGATGTTCCACGGCCGAGGAGGGACTGTCGGGCGAGGAGGGGGCCCAACCCACCTTGCCATACTGTCTCAACCGCCGGACACCATTCATGGCTCGCTCCGTGTCACGGTGCAGGGAGAAGTTGGTGGCGGAAGTGGTGGTGGAGGAAGCGGGGGCTACGACGGCAGCGGTGGTGGCGGTAGCGGCGGCTCCGGATTAAGGAGGCTGAGCTGCGGCGAGTTGACGAGTCTCAGTCATTTCGTCGAACACATG TTTTATGATGGGAAGTGA